From a region of the Aeoliella mucimassa genome:
- the trpD gene encoding anthranilate phosphoribosyltransferase: MNPQIAELIGRVAGGIDLTEDQMHTAMDLMMQGACTDEEIGLLLSGLAAKGETVDEVVGAATAMRQHMTTIRTARTGLLDTCGTGGGSSQTFNISTTAAIVAAAAGVPVAKHGNRSVTSRSGSADVLAALGVNLDASREQVEACLDQLGLCFCFAPLAHPAMRHVAPVRRQLGIRTIFNVLGPLANPAAAEYQLLGAGRGELTELLAAAMQRLGTACTLVVHGHDGMGDVSCSGPTEVLRVTPDSMDAFTWTPADFGLTTSPVEALSIDTPDESAALVRRLLDGEQGPPRDVVILNAAAGLIAAGKADQPADAAKLAAEAIDSGAAARLLTQLAELSHRPAE; this comes from the coding sequence ATGAATCCACAAATTGCAGAACTCATCGGTCGTGTCGCTGGCGGCATCGATCTCACCGAAGACCAAATGCACACCGCCATGGACCTCATGATGCAGGGTGCCTGCACCGATGAGGAAATCGGCTTGCTCCTCTCGGGGCTTGCCGCCAAGGGGGAGACAGTCGACGAGGTGGTGGGAGCCGCCACGGCGATGCGGCAACACATGACCACCATCCGTACCGCTCGCACCGGGCTGCTCGACACCTGCGGCACCGGCGGCGGAAGTTCGCAGACGTTCAACATCAGCACCACCGCGGCCATCGTCGCTGCCGCGGCGGGAGTGCCGGTCGCCAAGCATGGCAATCGCAGCGTTACGAGCCGCAGCGGTTCGGCCGACGTGCTCGCCGCACTCGGCGTGAATCTCGACGCGAGTCGCGAACAGGTCGAAGCTTGCCTCGACCAACTGGGGCTTTGCTTTTGCTTTGCCCCGCTCGCCCATCCAGCCATGCGGCACGTCGCCCCAGTGCGCCGGCAACTCGGCATCCGCACTATCTTTAACGTGCTTGGTCCGCTGGCCAACCCCGCTGCGGCCGAGTACCAACTGCTCGGGGCAGGGCGGGGCGAGTTGACCGAGCTGCTTGCTGCGGCCATGCAGCGACTCGGCACCGCTTGCACGCTCGTCGTGCACGGCCACGATGGCATGGGCGACGTCTCCTGCAGCGGTCCCACCGAGGTGCTGCGGGTCACGCCCGATTCGATGGATGCGTTCACTTGGACCCCTGCGGATTTTGGATTGACGACCTCGCCGGTCGAAGCACTGTCGATCGACACGCCGGACGAAAGCGCCGCGCTGGTTCGCCGACTCCTCGACGGAGAGCAAGGCCCCCCGCGCGACGTGGTGATCCTCAACGCAGCCGCCGGATTGATCGCAGCCGGCAAAGCCGACCAACCAGCCGATGCAGCCAAGCTGGCCGCCGAGGCCATCGACTCCGGAGCCGCCGCCCGCCTGCTGACGCAGCTGGCCGAACTCTC